A window of the Sulfurospirillum tamanense genome harbors these coding sequences:
- a CDS encoding peptide-binding protein, whose translation MKTFLFFLIFQSLLLASTLHLSIAANPSRFNPLLATDSASSTITRWLFSALVRYDKEGNIEPELAQSFTFLSPTLLEFRLRKDVQWSDGAPFSAKDVLFTYETILSPEIFTPYSSGFSHVETVEMVDEYTLHVKYKYPYFKALEIWMMEVLPHHLLKDEKAMMTSRFNQAPVGTGPYILETFELSKNIVLRANPHYFGGKPKPERLVFHFLPDNATEFMMLRSQKLDLSSITPLQHERQLDTSFHEFYNVHESIAHSYAYVGLNLKDPKFQDHRVRQALSLAIDRQELVDILLFGHGEVSTGPFLPRTNAFDPDVKAPLQDIQKAKALLAQAGYGVENPLEFTLTTSSGARAATAEILQYQLAKAGIKMRIRVMEWQAFLNTVILPRRFDAVLLAWSVGLKSDAYSIWHSESMRKGGFNFVGYANPRVDALIKEAERVVDEEKFGGIYREIYRQIAYDVPYLFLYVPKSLSVVNRAITPVEPSLIGITHNLTAWEKLVQ comes from the coding sequence ATGAAAACCTTCCTCTTTTTTCTCATTTTTCAAAGTCTCCTTTTGGCCTCAACACTCCATTTGTCCATTGCTGCAAATCCTAGTCGGTTTAATCCGCTTCTTGCTACAGATAGTGCTAGTAGCACCATCACGCGTTGGCTTTTTAGTGCTTTGGTGCGCTACGACAAAGAGGGCAACATTGAACCAGAATTGGCCCAAAGCTTTACGTTTCTTTCTCCCACACTGCTTGAATTTCGCTTGCGTAAAGACGTGCAGTGGAGTGACGGCGCGCCTTTTAGCGCCAAAGACGTGCTTTTTACTTACGAGACCATTCTTTCCCCTGAAATTTTTACCCCATATTCTAGTGGTTTTTCCCATGTGGAAACCGTGGAAATGGTGGATGAGTATACTTTACATGTAAAGTATAAATACCCTTATTTTAAAGCACTGGAAATTTGGATGATGGAAGTGCTGCCGCACCATTTACTCAAAGATGAAAAAGCAATGATGACGTCGCGTTTCAACCAAGCGCCTGTTGGTACAGGGCCGTATATTTTAGAAACCTTTGAGCTCTCTAAAAACATTGTCTTGCGCGCCAATCCGCACTATTTTGGAGGAAAACCTAAGCCTGAGCGCCTCGTGTTTCATTTTTTGCCTGACAATGCGACGGAGTTTATGATGCTCCGTTCACAAAAACTTGATTTGAGTAGCATTACCCCTTTGCAGCATGAACGCCAATTGGATACTTCATTTCATGAGTTTTACAACGTGCATGAGAGCATTGCGCACAGTTATGCCTATGTGGGGCTGAACCTCAAAGACCCAAAATTTCAAGATCACCGTGTGCGCCAAGCCCTTAGTCTTGCCATAGACCGCCAAGAGTTGGTGGATATTTTGTTGTTTGGGCATGGCGAGGTATCTACGGGGCCATTCTTACCTCGCACAAATGCCTTTGACCCCGACGTAAAAGCACCCCTCCAAGACATTCAAAAAGCCAAAGCACTTCTTGCCCAAGCGGGATACGGCGTGGAAAATCCTTTGGAGTTTACGCTAACGACCTCTTCGGGCGCACGCGCAGCGACAGCAGAAATTCTGCAATACCAGCTGGCTAAAGCGGGCATTAAAATGCGCATTCGGGTTATGGAGTGGCAAGCTTTTTTAAATACAGTGATTTTACCCCGCCGCTTTGATGCGGTGCTTTTGGCGTGGAGTGTGGGGCTTAAAAGCGATGCATACAGCATCTGGCACAGTGAATCTATGCGCAAGGGCGGATTTAATTTTGTAGGGTATGCTAACCCCCGTGTGGATGCGCTTATCAAAGAGGCAGAGCGCGTTGTCGATGAGGAAAAATTTGGGGGGATTTACCGTGAAATTTATCGCCAAATTGCGTACGATGTGCCTTATTTATTTTTGTATGTTCCCAAGTCTCTCAGTGTTGTCAACCGTGCTATTACACCGGTGGAGCCTTCGCTTATTGGTATTACCCACAACCTTACAGCGTGGGAAAAGTTGGTGCAATAG
- a CDS encoding ABC transporter permease, translated as MALISWGSLVLMALPLVMLGVVMARWGFSVKPLGVASVRMVLQLLAIGYVLVFLFEAPNVWVSVAVFSVMLGASTLIAKRHLKTCGARSLGALLVSIALASSGMLALVMHVIGTTPWYHPQSFIPLAGMIVAASMNALSLYAERLASERENHPFDVARNSAFGASLIPQFNSFLAVGLVSLPGMMTGQILSGVSPMVAVRYQIVVMVMVLCTAGFSVVLYTFFSQKLEG; from the coding sequence ATGGCACTGATTTCTTGGGGGTCCCTTGTTCTTATGGCGCTCCCTTTGGTGATGCTTGGTGTTGTCATGGCGCGTTGGGGTTTTAGCGTCAAGCCTCTTGGTGTCGCTTCGGTACGCATGGTGTTACAGCTTTTGGCCATCGGGTATGTACTTGTTTTTTTGTTTGAAGCGCCCAATGTGTGGGTTAGCGTGGCAGTTTTTAGTGTGATGCTTGGGGCTTCAACACTGATTGCTAAACGCCACTTAAAAACCTGTGGAGCGCGCTCTCTTGGCGCTTTGCTTGTGAGTATTGCGTTGGCTTCTTCTGGAATGTTGGCTTTGGTAATGCATGTTATTGGCACCACGCCATGGTACCATCCCCAATCATTCATCCCCCTTGCGGGGATGATCGTTGCTGCTAGCATGAATGCTCTGAGTTTGTATGCGGAGCGTTTGGCCAGCGAAAGGGAAAATCACCCTTTTGATGTGGCCAGAAACAGCGCCTTTGGTGCTTCGCTCATCCCACAATTTAACAGTTTTTTGGCCGTAGGGTTGGTTTCGCTTCCGGGTATGATGACAGGACAGATTCTCTCGGGTGTTTCGCCGATGGTGGCGGTACGGTACCAGATAGTTGTTATGGTGATGGTGTTGTGTACGGCAGGATTTTCAGTGGTGCTTTACACATTTTTTTCACAAAAATTAGAAGGTTAA